In Granulicella mallensis MP5ACTX8, the sequence GTACAGGAACGACTCGTCGCCGAGCAGCACATACCCCGGCCGCCGGGCATCGCCGCTAATCTCCGCGACAAACCGCTCCGCCGCCGCAAAGCTACGCAATTTTGAAGGAGAAGGGCTCATTGAAAAGACTCCAGCATATCGCTCACCAGGGCCTCAGAGAAGTCATGCGCCATGCGCCGCACAGCAGCTCCATCCTCTTCCACAAAGCCACTCAAATCCTGCGTCGATTGAAACTGCTCGCGCCATCCAAACGCATCGTTCCTATAAAGAACGGTGCCATCATGCGCCACCAGCTCCACCTGCGCCGTTACGGTCACAAGATAGCTCGAGGTCTGACCGCTCGAAGCGTCATACGTCAACGGCGCGACCGTCTCGGTCAGGATCGTGCCGCGCAGCGTCGCATCCGCGGACGTCCCACTGCCCGTAAACGTACCGTCACCACTGGCTGTCAGCACCCGATACTGCGTGCGAGTGTTCAGCTCCCGCACCACAGCCTGCGTAAACGCCGTCTCCGTGCGAAAGGCCTGCACCTTCGATTGAAAGATCGGCACGGCAAGCGTGCGCACATTCACAGGAATGTGCGACGCAGCACCCACGCCGTGGTAACCACAGCCAGTCATCGGGAGGAGGAACAGCAGATAGAGCGCACGCATCTTTTCAATGATAGCGCCCAGCAACGGCAGATGCGGATTCCTCGCGTCCCCGTAACAAAGACATCCCTCGCGCCTGATTGCCTCTGGCGGTTCCGGTATCATAGGCACGCATGGAGATTGGCTTTCGAAAAGCTCAGGCTGAAGACCTCGCTTTCGCTCGTAACCTCTACTTCGAAACGATGCGCTGGATGATCGAGCGTTTGTTCGGATGGGATCAAGCTCGTGAGGAAGCGTATTTTATTGGCTTTTTCAGGCTCGATGAGGTCCGAATCATTACTGTCGACAACCGCGATGTCGGCTGGATTCAGGAACGGT encodes:
- the lptE gene encoding LPS assembly lipoprotein LptE, translating into MRALYLLFLLPMTGCGYHGVGAASHIPVNVRTLAVPIFQSKVQAFRTETAFTQAVVRELNTRTQYRVLTASGDGTFTGSGTSADATLRGTILTETVAPLTYDASSGQTSSYLVTVTAQVELVAHDGTVLYRNDAFGWREQFQSTQDLSGFVEEDGAAVRRMAHDFSEALVSDMLESFQ